The sequence CGATGCCGTCGACCATGCCGCGAGCCTTGCACATCCGTGCACGGGCTTCGCATGATCCGTTCGCGAGCGGATGATGGAGGCATCAGCACGCGCACCACGTACGCATCAGGACAACAGGAAGAAGCCTCCTCGTGACCACGTCGAAGAAGACCGACCTGCGGGACAACGTCGCCCGCATCCACGACCGCCCGAGCGCGAAGGTGCTCGTCATCGGCGGCGGCATCAACGGCATCGCGACGTTCCGCGACCTGGCGCTGCAGGGCGTCGACGTGGTCCTCGTCGAGCGCGCCGACTACGGCTCGGGCGCCTCGGCGGCGAGCTCGCACATGATCCACGGCGGCATCCGCTACCTGGAGAACGGCGAGTTCCGCCTCGTGCGCGAGTCCGTCGAGGAGCGCAACGGCCTCATCCGCATCGCGCCCCACTACGTGAAGCCGCTGCAGACGACGATGCCGATCTTCTCCACCTTCTCGGGCATCCTCAACGCCCCCCTGCGCATGCTCACGCACAAGCAGCGCTCCACGAAGGAGCGCGGCGCCCTCCTCATCAGCGTCGGCATGACGCTCTACGACTCCTTCTCGCGCGACGGCGGCTCGGTCCCCCGCCACCGCTTCCGCGTCGGCAAGGCCGCCCGCGAGGACATGCCCGCCCTCAACAAGGACGTCAAGTTCACCGGCACCTACTACGACGCCTCCGTGCACGAGCCCGAGCGCCTCGCGCTCGACGTGCTGAAGGACGGCCTCGGCGCGGGCGACCACGCGCGCAGCGCCAACTACCTCGAGGCCGTGGGCGTCGCGGACGGCGGCGTGAAGCTCCGCGACGTGATCTCGGGCACCGAGTTCGTCGTGAAGGCGGACGTCGTCGTCAACGCGTCCGGCCCCTGGACCGACCTCACCAACGAGGCCATGGGCGGCGAGACGAAGTTCATGGGCGGCACCAAGGGCTCCCACATCGTCGTCGACAACGCCGAGCTGCTCGAGGCCACCAAGGGCCGCGAGATCTTCTTCGAGAACAACGACGGCCGCATCGTCCTCATCTACCCCCTCAAGGGCCGTGTGCTCATCGGCACCACGGACATCGACGCCGACCCGAGCGAGCCGGCCGTCTGCACCGAGGAGGAGGTCGACTACTTCTTCGACCTCGTCAAGCACGTCTTCCCGCAGATCGAGCTGAACCGCGACCACATCGTGTACCGCTACTCGGGCATCCGCCCGCTGCCGCGTCACGAGGACACGGCGCCCGGCTTCGTGTCGCGCGACTACCGCATCGTCGAGACCGAGATCGCGGGACTCGCGGGCAGCAAGGTGCTGAGCCTCGTGGGCGGCAAGTGGACGACGTTCCGCGCCCTCTCCGCGCACCTCTCCACGGAGGCCACCACGCGCCTCGGCGTCGAGCGCTCGGTCGACACGACGGGCATGCCCATCGGCGGCGGCAAGGACTTCCCGTCCTCCAGCACCGCGCGCGCCCGCTGGATCGCCACGCAGGCGGCCCGCGCCGAGGGCATCGGCACCGAGCAGGTCGACCGCCTGCTCAACCGCTACGGCACGCGCGCCACGAGCGTCATCGACGTCCTCTCCGGACAGCCGTCGACGCCGCTCGCGACCGACCCGCAGCTCACGCGCGCCGAGATCGCGTACTTCGCCACGCACGAGGACGCGGTGCACCTCGCCGACGTCGTGCTCCGTCGCACGAACCTCGCGTTCGTCGGCGGCGTGACCCACGAGATGCTCGCGGAGATCGCGGACGTGCTGCAGGAGGCGCTCGGCTGGAGCGACGACGAGCGCGACGACGAGATCCAGGACACCGTCGACACCCTGCGCACCTACCACGGCGTCGACGTCGGCGCGACGAAGGTGGCCGCGGACGCGACGGTCACGGAGTTCGCGAACTAGCACCACGCACGGCGGACCCGATCCGCAACCCGGGAGGCCGGTCGCCGAGAGGCGGCCGGCCTCCTCGCGTCCCGGCCCATCACGTCCGCATGCACCCGCTGTCAGGGGACGGGGCTACGTTCGGGCCATGACCCATCCCCGGCTCGACCCGATCCCGCTCACCACGCTCCAGGGCGAGGAGACCACGTTCGGCGCGTACGCCGACAAGGTGGTGCTCGTCGTCAACGTGGCCTCGCGCTGCGGCCTCGCGCCGCAGTACGAGAAGCTCGAGCAGCTCCAGCGGACCTACGGCGAGCGCGGCTTCACGGTCATCGGGTTCCCGAGCAACCAGTTCCTGCAGGAGCTCGGATCCGCGGAGGCCATCGACGAGTACTGCTCCACCACGTGGGGCGTCACCTTCCCGATGATGGAGAGGGTGAAGGTCAACGGGCGCTCGGCCCACCCCGTCTACGTCGAGCTGACGAAGGCGCCGGACGCCGAGGGCAGGGCCGGCCGCGTGAAGTGGAACTTCGAGAAGTTCGTCGTGACGCCCTCGGGCGCCGTGCACCGGTTCCGCCCGACGGTGGAGCCGGACGCGCCGGAGATCGTGTCGCTCATCGAGGCGGAGCTCCCGGGCTGAGCCCGCGTGCGAGCGCCCGTCGGCGCCTCGGCCGGCCTCAGCGGCGACGCGCCACGAGGCCCGCGAGGTAGGACACCTGACCCGCGTGCTGGAGGTCGTCGGCGAGCACGCTGACGAGGCGGGCGCCGAGCGACACGGGCGGGGTCCAGGCCTCGTCCACGATGCGGTCGAGCTCCCCGGCGTCGAGGCCGGCCAGGTACGCGAGCGTCGTCGCCTGGACCGCGTCGAGGTAGCCGAGGAGCAGCTCCGCGGTGACGCCCTCCAGCGCCGCGACGTCCTCGGACGACTGGCCGTAGCCCGTGGCGGATGCGTCGAACGGCAGGGCGAAGCGGTCCGCCCAGCCGCCGGTCGTCCACTCCTGCTCGGCGCCGGCGACGTCGGCGACCTGCGCGTCCTGGACCCGGGCGAGGTGCCAGACGAGCCAGCCGATGGGGTTGGCCTCGGGATCCGGCCGGTGCGCCAGGTCGTCGGCGTCGAGCCCCTCCACGGCGTCGTGCACGATCTCGGCGATGCGCCCGTAGGCGTCGACGAGCAGGTCGGTGGCGTCGGTCATGGTGCTCTCCTCGGGTCGTCACGCGGTCGGACGCGTCGAGCGCCCGCTCCCCATCCTGCTCCCGGTCCCCGCCGTGGGAGGCTCGGGGGATGACGCGCCTCTCCCCCGACGCCCCGTGGTCGACCCCCGACGACGACGCGTGGTGCCCCTGCACGAGCGGCGACCCCTACGGCGCGTGCTGCGGGCCGCTGCACCGCGGCGATTCCCGGGCGCCGACCGCGGAGCGGCTGATGCGCTCCCGGTTCGCGGCCTACGCACGGGGCGACGCCGCCTACCTGGCGCGCAGCTGGCACCCGTCGACGCGGCCCGCGGAGCTGGACCTCGACCCCTCGATCCGGTGGTTCCGGCTCACGATCGTCCGCACCGCCCAGGGCGGGCCGGATGACGCCACGGGCGTCGTCGAGTTCGAGGCCGCGTACCGGCACAAGGGCGGGCGCGGCAGCCAGCACGAGGCGAGCCGCTTCGCCCGGTACGCGGGATCTTGGGTCTACGTCGACGCGATGTGACGTCCGCGCGTGCGCCGCTCAGGCCTCGCCGAAGCCGGACTCGATGAGCTCCACGAGCGCCGTGACGGCCTCCGCCGCGTCGTCGCCCGTCGCCTCGACCACGACGTGCGCCCCGCGGGTGAGGCCGAGGGCCATGACCCCGAGGAGCGACGCGGCGTTCTGGCCGTTGACCGTGATAGCGGAGGAGTAGGCGGATGCGCGCGTGACGAAGTCCGCCGCGGGCCGCGCGTGGAGCCCGTCCCGGTTGACGAGGACCGCCTCCCCGCGCACGCTGCCCGAGCCGCCGCTCGCGGGAGCTGGCTCCGAGCCGTCGGACCGGGGATCCGGCGCGAGGCCCGCGTCGGCGTCCTCGGCCGCGTCGGCGCTCGCGGCCGAGGCGGCGGCCGCGGCCACGTCCTCCAGCGAGCCGCCCGTCTCGGCGGCGACGGCCGCGGCGACGGCGCCCTCGACGAGCGGGGCCCGCACCACGACGACGCGGGAGGCGGCGTCCTCGTCGAGCATGTCGACGGCGGTCTCGGCCGTGAGGTACGCGGATCCCAGGTCGGCGAGCACGACGACGCCGTCGCCGCCCTCCGCCGCGGCGAGCGCCGCCGTCACCAGGTCGAAGCTCGTGCCGATGCCGGCGTCCTCGCGGGTGCCGTCGCCGGATCCGCCCGCGGGCACGAGCGCCACCGTCGGCGCCATCTGGCGCGCGAGGTCGACGAGCCCGCGCGCGATCAGCGCGCTGTGCGAGACGAGGACGAGGCCGACGCTCACGAGCCGGACCCGTCGGCGTCGCGCGCGGTCGTGGCGGCCGCGCGGAGGATGAGGGCGGACGACTGCGCGCCCGGGTCCCGGTGGCCGATCGCGCGCTCCCCGAGGTAGGAGGCACGGCCCTTGCGCGCGACGAGCGGCTCGGTCTCCCCCGCTCCGCGCTCGGCCGCGTCGGCCGCGGCGGACAGCGCCTCGGCCGCGCTGGAGCCGGCCTCCGCGGCGGCGCGCGCGGCCTCCGCGGCGGGGCCCCACGCGTCCACCATGGTCTTCTCGCCGCGCTCCGCCTTGCCGCGGAGCACGATGCCGCCGACCGCGGCCTCCAGCAGGTCGGCGATCGCGGACGCGTCGAGGGCGGCGCGGTCGGCGACGGCGGCCGACGCCTTGAGGTACGCGGTGCCGAGCAGCGGTCCGGACGCTCCCCCGACCGTGGAGATGAGCGTGGTGGCGATCGCCTTCAGCGCGTCGGCCGGACTCGCGTCGGTCGCGAGGCCGACGAGCTTCGCGGCCACAGCGCCGAAGCCGCGGTCGAGGTTCTCACCGTGGTCGCCGTCGCCGATCTCGCGGTCGAGGGCGATGAGCTGACCGCGCTGGTCGGCGACGACGCGCGCCGCCTCCGCGGTCCAGGAGACGATCCAGTCGGTCCCGAGTGCCATGAGCTACCTCCCCCACCGCAGGGCGGCGGTCTGCACGGGTGAGTCCCACAGCTCGATGAGCTCGTCGTCGAGCAGCAGCACCGTGAGGGACAGTCCCTCCATGTCGAGGGCCGTCACGTAGTCTCCCACGAGGCTCCGGGCGACGGTCAGGCCGGCCTCGTGGAGCACGGCGGCCGCGCGGGCGTACGCGATGTGCAGCTCCGACAGCGGCGTCGCGCCCATCCCGTTCACGAGCAGGAGCACGCGGCTGCCCGCGGGCGCCGCGAGGTCCTCGAGCACGGGGTCCAGCAGGCGCTCGACGATGGCGTCGACCGGCTCGAGCGGCAGGCGCACGCGACCGGGCTCGCCGTGGATCCCGATGCCGATCTCCATCTCGTCGTCCGCGAGCACGAAGCTCGGCTCGCCGGCGTGCGGGACGGTGCAGGCGCGGATGGCGACCCCCATGCTCCGCACCCGGGCGACCACGCGCTCCGCGATCGCCGCGACGCCGTCGAGGTCGTCGCCGCGCTCGGCCGCGGCCCCGCCAGGCGCTCGACCAGCACCGTGCCCGCGACGCCCCGACGCCCGGCCGTGAAGAGCGAGTCGGTGACGGCGACGTCGTCGTCGACCACCACCGTCCGCACGCGCACCCCCTCGGCCTCCGCGAGCTCGGCCGCGGTCTCGAAGTTGAGGACGTCGCCCGTGTAGTTCTTCACGACGTGCAGCACGCCCGCGCCGGCGTCCACCGTGAGCGTCGCGGCGACGATGGGATCCGGCGTGGGGCTGGTGAAGACCGGCCCGGGCACGGCGGCGTCGAGCATGCCGTGGCCGACGAACCCGGTGTGCAGCGGCTCGTGCCCGCTGCCCCCGCCGCTGACGAGCGCGACGCGGCCCGGCCGGGTGGGCGCGGCCCGGCGGACGTACAGCGGATCCGCGCTCAGCGTCACGAGGTCGGCGTGCGCCGCGGCGAACCCCGCGACCGCCTCCTCGGCGACGGTCCTCGGATCGTTGACCAGCTTCTTCATGCGGGCTCCTCGCGGGTCGCGGGCGGCGCGCGGGCCCCCGGGCGTCCGAGCCGGATCGAGGACGGGACTCGGTCGGCGGCGACTCGGGTGCATGCCCAACATACGCCCGGGTCCCGGCGCGGCACAGGGCGGCGGGACCCTCACGGAGGGGCAGGGATCCGCGTCGCGCAGCGGCTCGCCGCGGCGGGATGCCCCGTTCACCGGCAGTAGATTGGGGCCACCGCAATGTTGCGGCAGAGGTCGTACCCGCGCCTCGACGAACGATCGGAGCACCACGCAGTGGATCTTGGAGTCATCTTCCTGTCGGAGACGGTGGGCACAGCCCTCCTCGTCCTCCTGGGATGCGGAGTCGTGGCGAACGTCGCGCTCATCAAGTCGAAGGGGCTCGCCGGCGGCACCCTCATGGTCAACTTCGGCTGGGGCCTCGCGGTCTTCGCCGGCGTCACCGTCTCGTACGCGTCCGGCGCCCACCTCAACCCGGCCGTCACGCTCGGCCTCCTCGCCGCCGGCAAGATCGACGACGTCGCGAGCGTCCCCGTCTACATCGCCGCCCAGATGGTCGGCGCGATCATCGGCGCCGTCTTCTGCTGGCTCGCCTACAAGCAGCACTTCGACGAGGAGCCCGATGCGGCCACCAAGCTCGGCGTCTTCTCGACCGGCCCGTCCATCCGCAACTACGCGTGGAACCTCGTCACCGAGATCATCGGCACGTTCGTGCTCGTCATCGTGATCCTCGGCTTCAGCCTCGCGAACAACCCCGACGCGGACGCGGCGACCCCCGCCGGCCTCTCGGCGCTCGGCGCGATCCCCGTCGCCCTCCTCGTGGTCGGCATCGGCGCGTCCCTCGGCGGGCCGACCGGCTACGCCATCAACCCGGCCCGCGACCTGGGTCCGCGCATCGCGCACGCGATCCTCCCCATCAAGGGCAAGGGCGCGAGCGACTGGTCCTACGCCTGGGTCCCCGTCGTCGGCCCCGCCATCGGCGGCCTGCTCGCCGGCCTCGCGTCCTACGCGCTGCTCCCCATCCTCTAGACCACCCGACCCCTCACAGGAGAGACCACATGAGCGAGAAGTACATCGTCGCCATCGACCAGGGCACCACCAGCACGCGGGCCATCGTCTTCGACCACGCCGGATCGATCGTGTCCACCGGCCAGCTCGAGCACGAGCAGATCTTCCCCCGCGCCGGCTGGGTCGAGCACGACCCCATGGAGATCTGGCGCAACACCCGCGAGGTCATCGGCCAGGCCCTGTCCAAGGCCGACATCACCCGCCACGACGTCGAGGCCGTCGGCATCACCAACCAGCGCGAGACCGCCGTCGTATGGGACCGCACCACGGGCAAGCCCGTCTACAACGCCATCGTCTGGCAAGACACCCGCACCCAGAAGATCGTCGACCGCCTCGCGGCCGACGGCGGCGTCGAGCGCTTCAAGCCCACCGTCGGGCTCCCGCTCGCCACCTACTTCTCGGGCACCAAGATCGTCTGGATCCTCGAGAACGTCGAGGGCGCCCGCGAGAAGGCCGAGGCCGGCGAGCTGATGTTCGGCACGACCGACACCTGGGTCCTCTGGAACCTCACCGGCGGCACCGACGGCGGCGTCCACGTCACCGACGTGACCAACGCGTCGCGCACCCTCTTCATGGACCTCGAGACCCTCCAGTGGGACGACGAGATCCTGAAGGCGTTCGACGTGCCGCGCTCGATGCTCCCCGAGATCAAGAGCTCCTCCGAGGTCTACGGCCAGGTCGAGTCCTCCAGCCTCCTGCGCGAGGTGCCCATCGCGGGCATCCTGGGCGACCAGCAGGCCGCCACGTTCGGCCAGGCGGCGTTCGACCAGGGCGAGTCGAAGAACACGTACGGCACCGGCAACTTCCTGATCTTCAACACCGGCACCGACATCATCCACTCGCAGAACGGCCTCCTCACCACCCTCGGCTACAAGCTGGGCGACGCCGAGCCGCACTACGCGCTCGAGGGGTCCATCGCCGTCACGGGCTCGCTCGTGCAGTGGATGCGCGACAACCTCGGCCTCGTGTCGAGCGCCGCGGAGATCGAGACGCTCGCCGCCACGGTCGAGGACAACGGCGGCGTGTACTTCGTCCCCGCCTTCTCCGGCCTCTTCGCGCCCTACTGGCGCTCGGACGCGCGCGGTGCGCTCGTCGGCCTCACGCGCTTCGTCAACAAGGGCCACATCGCCCGCGCGGCGCTGGAGGCCACGGCCTTCCAGACGCGCGAGGTGCTCGACGCGGTCAACGCCGACTCCGGCGTCGACCTCACGGAGCTCAAGGTGGACGGCGGGATGATCGCCAACAACCTGCTCATGCAGTTCCAGGCCGACATCCTCGGCGTCCCGGTCGTCCGCCCCGTCGTCGCGGAGACCACCGCGCTCGGCGCCGCGTACGCCGCGGGCCTCGCCGTCGGGTTCTGGAAGGACCTCGACGACCTCCGCAGCAACTGGCAGGAGGACAGCCGCTGGACGCCGGACATGGACGACGCCGAGCGCGAGCGCCAGCTGCGCCTGTGGAAGAAGGCCGTGACGAAGACCTTCGACTGGGTCGACGAGGACGTTCAGTAGACCGCGTCCGCACGATCCGCACGCCCCGTCGCCCTCGGTGACGGGGCGTGCGGCGTCTCCGGGCGACTCGCGGCCCGGCCCGGTCGGCGGATCAGATCAGCGTCGGCTGCCCGCCGGCCTCCGGCGCGTCGCCCAGCGGCTCGACGAGGTCCGGCCCGTCGTTGCGCACGCTGTTCACGCGGGTGGACACGAGCCGCGGCACGAGGTGCGGCTCCGGCAGCGACCCGAGCAGGTGCCGCACGTCGTCGACGGCCGTCGTGCCCGCGTCGAGCCAGTCGTCCAGGCGGTCGGGCGGGACGATGACCGGCGTGCGGTCGTGGATGTGCCCGAGCGCGTCGCTCGCGGCCGAGGTGATGATGGCGAGGCTCCGGAGCCAGGCGCCGGGCTCCCCGTCGGCGACCGCGGGATCGCGCCAGTGCTCGTACACGGCGGCGAAGGCCAGCGGCCGCTCGTCCTCCCCGTGCAGGTAGACGGGCTGCTTCCCCGCCGCGGTCGCCTGCCACTCGTAGTACCCGTCCGCGGGCACGACGGCGCGCCGGGTGAGCACGGCCTTCCGGAACGTCGGCTTCTCGGTCACCGTCTCGACGCGCGCGTTGATGAGCGGCGGGCCCTGCCGGGTCCTCGCCCACGGCGGCACGATCCCCCACCGGGCGTCGGTCAGCACGCGGTGGACAGGTCCGTCGGCGTCGTCGCGCGGTCGCCGGTCGGCGACCATCCTCACCGTGGTCGTCGGGGCCACGTTCCAGGACGGCGGCGGATCCCCGCCCTCGACGTCGTCGACCGACCACTCCCCGACGAGGTCGCCCGTCGCCCGCGCCACCACGAATCTCCCGCACATGCGCCCATCATCCCCCGCACCCGCGACGTCGTCCGGGCGGCGTGGATCACGCCCGGGTGGCGGCGCCCCACTCCTCGAGCTTGGCGGCCGCGCGGCCCGAGTCGACGGCGTCCGCGGCGACGGCGAGCTTCTCCCGGAGGCGTCGCGCCATCGGCTGCTGCACGCGGGTCGGGTCGTCCATCAGGTCGAAGGCCTCCAGCCCCGCCGCCGCGTTGAGCAGCACCACGTCGCGCTCGGGCCCGGGCTCGCCGGCCAGCACGCGCCGGATCACGTCCGCGTTCCCCTCCGGCCCCGTGCCGAGGAGCGCCTCGATGGGCGCGCGCGGGATCCCGAGCTCCAGCGGGTCGAGGTCGTGCTCCGTGACCGCGCCGCGGCTGACCTCCCAGATGTGGCTGTGCCCGGTGGTCGTCAGCTTGTCGATCCCGTCGTCCCCCCGGTAGACCAGCGCGGTGGCCCCGCGGGTGCGGAACACGCCGACGAGCAGCGGGACGCGGGAGAGGTCGGCGACGCCCACCGCGGAGGCCTCCGGACGCGCCGGGTTGCAGAGCGGCCCGAGCACGTTGAAGAGGGTCGAGATGCCGAGCTCCCGACGCGTCGCGGCGGCGTGCCGGAAGCCGGGGTGGAAGAGGGCGGCGTGCGCGTAGGTGATGCCCGTCTCGCGGAGCACCTCCGCGACGCGCTCGGGCGCGATCGTGAGGTCGACGCCCAGCGCGGTCAGCACGTCCGACGCGCCCGACGACGAGCTCGCCCCGCGGTTCCCGTGCTTCACGACCGGGACGCCCGTCGAGGCCGCGATGACGGACGCCGCGGACGAGATGTTGAGGACGGCGCCGTAAGGGTCCCCTCCCGTGCCCACGATGTCGAGCGCGCGCGGGTCGACGTCGAGCGGCAGCGCGTCCTCGAGCACCGCGTCGCGGAACCCGACGATCTCGTCGACCGTCTCCCCGGAGGCGCGGAGGGCCACCAGCAGGCCGCCCAGCTGCGCGGGAGTGGCCTCGCCGCGCATCACCTGGCGCATGGCCCACGTGGACTCGGACACCGACAGGTGGCGCCCCTCGATCAACGTCGTGATGAGGGCGGGCCAGGTGGGGGCGGAGGGCATGCGGATCAGCCTAACGAGAGGCTGGATCGGATCTCACGGGCGGCCCGGGTGGGCATCGGGCGTCGTCGGCCTGGGTCATAATGGAACCTGTGACGACCACCTCAATCTCCCCTGCATCCACCGCGCCGGTGGTGAACCGGCCGAACACGGTCGCCGTCGGCACCATCGTGTGGCTCGGCAGCGAGGTGATGTTCTTCGCGGGCCTCTTCGCGATCTACTTCACCCTCCGCTCCACGTCCGGCGCCCTCTGGGAGTTCGAGGCCGGCCGCCTCAACG is a genomic window of Clavibacter capsici containing:
- the dhaL gene encoding dihydroxyacetone kinase subunit DhaL, with translation MALGTDWIVSWTAEAARVVADQRGQLIALDREIGDGDHGENLDRGFGAVAAKLVGLATDASPADALKAIATTLISTVGGASGPLLGTAYLKASAAVADRAALDASAIADLLEAAVGGIVLRGKAERGEKTMVDAWGPAAEAARAAAEAGSSAAEALSAAADAAERGAGETEPLVARKGRASYLGERAIGHRDPGAQSSALILRAAATTARDADGSGS
- a CDS encoding YchJ family protein, which encodes MTRLSPDAPWSTPDDDAWCPCTSGDPYGACCGPLHRGDSRAPTAERLMRSRFAAYARGDAAYLARSWHPSTRPAELDLDPSIRWFRLTIVRTAQGGPDDATGVVEFEAAYRHKGGRGSQHEASRFARYAGSWVYVDAM
- the glpK gene encoding glycerol kinase GlpK, which gives rise to MSEKYIVAIDQGTTSTRAIVFDHAGSIVSTGQLEHEQIFPRAGWVEHDPMEIWRNTREVIGQALSKADITRHDVEAVGITNQRETAVVWDRTTGKPVYNAIVWQDTRTQKIVDRLAADGGVERFKPTVGLPLATYFSGTKIVWILENVEGAREKAEAGELMFGTTDTWVLWNLTGGTDGGVHVTDVTNASRTLFMDLETLQWDDEILKAFDVPRSMLPEIKSSSEVYGQVESSSLLREVPIAGILGDQQAATFGQAAFDQGESKNTYGTGNFLIFNTGTDIIHSQNGLLTTLGYKLGDAEPHYALEGSIAVTGSLVQWMRDNLGLVSSAAEIETLAATVEDNGGVYFVPAFSGLFAPYWRSDARGALVGLTRFVNKGHIARAALEATAFQTREVLDAVNADSGVDLTELKVDGGMIANNLLMQFQADILGVPVVRPVVAETTALGAAYAAGLAVGFWKDLDDLRSNWQEDSRWTPDMDDAERERQLRLWKKAVTKTFDWVDEDVQ
- a CDS encoding mycothiol transferase; amino-acid sequence: MTDATDLLVDAYGRIAEIVHDAVEGLDADDLAHRPDPEANPIGWLVWHLARVQDAQVADVAGAEQEWTTGGWADRFALPFDASATGYGQSSEDVAALEGVTAELLLGYLDAVQATTLAYLAGLDAGELDRIVDEAWTPPVSLGARLVSVLADDLQHAGQVSYLAGLVARRR
- a CDS encoding SOS response-associated peptidase — its product is MCGRFVVARATGDLVGEWSVDDVEGGDPPPSWNVAPTTTVRMVADRRPRDDADGPVHRVLTDARWGIVPPWARTRQGPPLINARVETVTEKPTFRKAVLTRRAVVPADGYYEWQATAAGKQPVYLHGEDERPLAFAAVYEHWRDPAVADGEPGAWLRSLAIITSAASDALGHIHDRTPVIVPPDRLDDWLDAGTTAVDDVRHLLGSLPEPHLVPRLVSTRVNSVRNDGPDLVEPLGDAPEAGGQPTLI
- a CDS encoding MIP/aquaporin family protein, whose translation is MLRQRSYPRLDERSEHHAVDLGVIFLSETVGTALLVLLGCGVVANVALIKSKGLAGGTLMVNFGWGLAVFAGVTVSYASGAHLNPAVTLGLLAAGKIDDVASVPVYIAAQMVGAIIGAVFCWLAYKQHFDEEPDAATKLGVFSTGPSIRNYAWNLVTEIIGTFVLVIVILGFSLANNPDADAATPAGLSALGAIPVALLVVGIGASLGGPTGYAINPARDLGPRIAHAILPIKGKGASDWSYAWVPVVGPAIGGLLAGLASYALLPIL
- the trpD gene encoding anthranilate phosphoribosyltransferase gives rise to the protein MPSAPTWPALITTLIEGRHLSVSESTWAMRQVMRGEATPAQLGGLLVALRASGETVDEIVGFRDAVLEDALPLDVDPRALDIVGTGGDPYGAVLNISSAASVIAASTGVPVVKHGNRGASSSSGASDVLTALGVDLTIAPERVAEVLRETGITYAHAALFHPGFRHAAATRRELGISTLFNVLGPLCNPARPEASAVGVADLSRVPLLVGVFRTRGATALVYRGDDGIDKLTTTGHSHIWEVSRGAVTEHDLDPLELGIPRAPIEALLGTGPEGNADVIRRVLAGEPGPERDVVLLNAAAGLEAFDLMDDPTRVQQPMARRLREKLAVAADAVDSGRAAAKLEEWGAATRA
- a CDS encoding glutathione peroxidase — its product is MTHPRLDPIPLTTLQGEETTFGAYADKVVLVVNVASRCGLAPQYEKLEQLQRTYGERGFTVIGFPSNQFLQELGSAEAIDEYCSTTWGVTFPMMERVKVNGRSAHPVYVELTKAPDAEGRAGRVKWNFEKFVVTPSGAVHRFRPTVEPDAPEIVSLIEAELPG
- the dhaM gene encoding dihydroxyacetone kinase phosphoryl donor subunit DhaM, with the protein product MSVGLVLVSHSALIARGLVDLARQMAPTVALVPAGGSGDGTREDAGIGTSFDLVTAALAAAEGGDGVVVLADLGSAYLTAETAVDMLDEDAASRVVVVRAPLVEGAVAAAVAAETGGSLEDVAAAAASAASADAAEDADAGLAPDPRSDGSEPAPASGGSGSVRGEAVLVNRDGLHARPAADFVTRASAYSSAITVNGQNAASLLGVMALGLTRGAHVVVEATGDDAAEAVTALVELIESGFGEA
- a CDS encoding glycerol-3-phosphate dehydrogenase/oxidase, which translates into the protein MTTSKKTDLRDNVARIHDRPSAKVLVIGGGINGIATFRDLALQGVDVVLVERADYGSGASAASSHMIHGGIRYLENGEFRLVRESVEERNGLIRIAPHYVKPLQTTMPIFSTFSGILNAPLRMLTHKQRSTKERGALLISVGMTLYDSFSRDGGSVPRHRFRVGKAAREDMPALNKDVKFTGTYYDASVHEPERLALDVLKDGLGAGDHARSANYLEAVGVADGGVKLRDVISGTEFVVKADVVVNASGPWTDLTNEAMGGETKFMGGTKGSHIVVDNAELLEATKGREIFFENNDGRIVLIYPLKGRVLIGTTDIDADPSEPAVCTEEEVDYFFDLVKHVFPQIELNRDHIVYRYSGIRPLPRHEDTAPGFVSRDYRIVETEIAGLAGSKVLSLVGGKWTTFRALSAHLSTEATTRLGVERSVDTTGMPIGGGKDFPSSSTARARWIATQAARAEGIGTEQVDRLLNRYGTRATSVIDVLSGQPSTPLATDPQLTRAEIAYFATHEDAVHLADVVLRRTNLAFVGGVTHEMLAEIADVLQEALGWSDDERDDEIQDTVDTLRTYHGVDVGATKVAADATVTEFAN